CATAGAATTTACGTTTAGGCCACCCTGACATTTAATGTGTGCGCCCTTGATGATTTCAGTCCTGAGCTGTTAGTGTACTGTTGGCTGACATTGCTAAGATGTAAGCTAACTCTTCTTTTTGAAATTGCATAGCTTGATTACACACATATTTGTTGAAACCGGCTGGTTCAGCGACATCTACTTTCGTTCTTTGCAAAACAAACGGCAAAAAAACTAGCTACGATGTTCCCAAAAGAGAGATATAGAGAATAAAGGGTTTAATATTTTAGCTTGGTGAGTAGGATCCTTAGTCCAGGATTTAATTGGCACGGACCGTAGTCCTCACATGTTTATGGGAGGCTCCTTCGGTCTTCGGATCCCAGCTGCACAGAGCTGGCTCTCAACCTTCCAAGTTTGGTTGTGTCTTGAGTCGCAAAAGCTGGATTGTGTGGCCATTTCCATACCATaaggtacagggtggctgttttattgTCCCAGTACGTGAACTATGGTGCGTGTGTCGACATCTGTATTAGACAGTGTATATTGATTGGAGTTGGACGGGGTCGGTAGGCAACGCCACGCTACTTGCGATTTTTTGCTGACACTTTGGACTGGGGGTGGAAGTTTCTGTTCGTTAATTAAGaagagatgctactcgaagacacttttttaataatcaccctagagcaatgaaacttgagctgtttatggaacgttttgtgctgatttcaaatatataattagttctCTTGAAAGTTACACACATTTAGCTCTGCAACTTTAAAAAATGAAAACCTCAACCCTTTTGCCCcctctcttttcatccctaagcttctgtaattttttatcaTTCATAGCTCATAATGCCTCAAATAATGTGTAGAGTGCAACTAACAAATTAGGAatcacatacaaaatatgtaatacgcgtgaaaaataatggacataaaaagtccatatttcacctacacTTGTGAAGGTACACATACATTTTTGTTATACAATAAAAAATTGAAATTTAAGCTAGATATTTGCATTTGCAATACTTTggaaaaaaatttgggcaaaatttcatgcagatcggAGCACTATAAGTGCCCGAAAAAGAAGGGGTACTTTGGAAAAAAGGGAAAACATTGTGTTtggagaaaaacgagttttacaGTTAAACGTGAGTTTTCATTcatgaaagatatcattaaatcagatgacatttgcacaccaaaaagaagaacctttcttgtagtggccactgcggcTAAAATACGCAGGCATCTTAaatttgtccctctcggctttttcaaGCCAACTCTGCACAGACATTTTGCTCATAGACACGGCCAataaacgcttgccaaacttccgctccatctggcagagccttgtgccaactgcaagctaggaagaagttcgacaggactgcgaaatccaaactaagtacAACAGAATctaaagttgggctagttggatatgcatggtatgactatcagttaaagcgcacgaaaaacagacatgaaGAGAGGACAAGGCTACAAGTGCTTGTCCTCTCttcatgtctgtttttcgtgcgctttaactgataggtataccaaactaagtccagtgtcatgccattttgcagccatacTTGTGCCACATACTGTTGTACATAATGACAATGTCATCCCTGCTTAGTTCTTTCACTGTGAGCTCTTTCGACTTCTCAAGATTGgcactgacgtcatccattgccgcatcaagaactttccggctgacggatTTGAATGACTTTTGATGAATTGGcgtttgcaagccaacaactgccgcaaatcggaccagctactcgtagcctattcctacacaACGGGTTTCACTTGCGTGCGCCACACAACGGGTTTCACTTGCGAGCAACGCCTTTTTGCATTCATAACGGAGGTAAATACACGAggaaagcattgttcagctgcgctgctcgacaagacatgggcACCGCAAGTAGGTTTCACAACACATACAGGcgcacagcagccaatggcggtCCCCAATTCGTACCACATGATAAGCCAGTCgtggcgctcgaaaaacacgcagAAGAGGGCTTCTTTTTgatatttcttgcgctgcatcagcgagagaaactgttggtACTTGAAGATTGAGGCTCGaatcttcgactcatgcgatcaacataGGCCAGCgtcggcgcattatcggcggcaaggtgctcgaataCGTCAAACTTTCGACCTTTAAtgggcaccttgtgctctttagatgcaattttgaAGCATTTCAAGTTAggtctcgacctgtattattttttcataacagtagaggtacaaatcttatcaaaacaggcaaaataaaaaatcggtaattttgaaaaaaaaacgtgcgtttttcgacccgcatctccccttaagtcaTCATTGATTCAGCACAATTTCTGTATATGTGAGAAACGGGCTCATACACAGAGTCTAGGGTAGGTGCAATATGCTGGTAAAAATTTCGGTAGGCTGCTTATGAATCTGCCAGAATAAAGGTCGACTGAAGGTTTCGTATAGGGTGAGGGACATTCCTGCTTCTTTCATTATAGTTGTGTCTGTATCCTGGACGACTCATATACAATTGATCTGTTTTCCTTCATGAATGACGCTTGCCGTGTATTTGCCGTTAACTGGTCCAGCAGCATAGAAAAATAAGGCACCCTAGAGTGTGAGTATAGTTGTCGTGAGCTGTGGCCCGCACCCGACGTCCACGATTCATCTTTTCGAGAGACAAAAACTTGATGAAAATACTGGAGGCAAAACATCGGCGAGCGCTTGAACTTCCCTTTCAGCAGGGGAACACAATAGcgtccggctgcggcggctgcacttccgatggagctGGACATGTTGTAGGGGCGTGTGCTCAGTTTGGGATGcgtgttaaaaaaccccaggtgttcgaaatttcgggagccctccactatggcgtctctcattatcatatcatggatttgggacgttaaaccccacatatttataAATCAATCGAACACAATAGCGTAATTAGGTGCTGTGCGCATCGAATTTTTAATATGGAATAGATTTATCATCATCTTcaccaacatcatcatcatcttcaccaACAAGACATTTTAGCGGAGGTTTTAGTAGTTATATCAACTAAGGAGAGTCTTTTTATTATATATGTCATTCATACAATACTTTTCCCCATGTGGTTTCATGTAATTGTGAGACTCTGAGGTAGAATACATCCTTACCAGGCAGAAGGCCTGGACAGCGGTGACTTTTTGCTCACATCTAACGACGCAGACACGGACGTTGATACTGCTTCCAGAAgttttgcgaaacgagctcttcaacgccaTTGCGAAGAACAGTACAGCGAGCCTTATGAGCGTAGTGATCCGAAATAGGTATACGCAACGACTGTGTTGGCGTTCTTCACTTAAAGAGGATAATAAAGATGACGATGGCATAAATGAGATGGCCACACCCACTCTGTCGAAACACATCTTTTTTTCCTCAAGCGAGGTTACAGTGCTTGCCCTCTCCCAAATGCTCTAAAGAGCTTCTAGAAGTATTACAAAATAACTGAAACTCACCTGGTACTTCGCGGTCTTCTGGATTGGCACAGCTTTAACCATGCACCGTCTTCGTGTGAAGTCATCTATGCACATCATAATACCGTAATAATGGAATCGAGAATTCGCTGATCCTTAACGCCACCGTGATGTCATAAAATGAACGCAAACAACTTGTAATCGCTGATTATGTGTCTTGTTCAGTCACCCGTATACTTGACCAGGTAGCGCGAAAAGCAGGCACGCATAATTGCACTCAAGAAAGAAAGACTAGAAATTAGCTCTATATTGGAACTCATTTTGTCAAGTTTTCCTATActttgaagttagcgctcattACGGGTCAGAGCTTTTTGCGcgcgcgttttctttttcgctacgTGCTCTAGAATGCAATTTTTGAAACTTCATGCATGTTTGAGCTCTTGCATAAATCCGTTGTAGTTGCATGATAGCCACTCTTGCCCATTTATGAGACATCTTAGGACCTAGCTTGAAAATAAGTCTCGTGACTTGAACGAACACCATCCAAGAAAAAGCATGTATGCCAGGGAAATGCTATAGGTAGGGGGGCTAATCAGGTTACCAAGTTCGCGCAAATAAGGCCGCCGTAGCAAGGCCAGGACGCGTTCATTTTCTAAAAGTGAAAGCGCTCCTTGCCTTGCAATGAATTTTGCCAGGATGATGGCGTCATTTGAAGAGGTGCTGCTGATGGCAGTACAGAAGTGCGTGATAAAACGAACACTtctttagcgcttgtttcatcatgaactcTTACCAACAcacccaactggcagtcatcctacaaATGTACATCATAAAAAGCTTAAAGGGCTGGTGACACCTAATTTCGAGGCTATCCCAAGCctgttgtgggtttcctctgtatgcagGGACTCTCCACACGAAAAGTCAGGCAAACCAAACGCGTAAActatattttaattcacttctaAATATTGGCACATTCCGCGTAGACGgcgaatcaatgatatgcaaagcgcgaatgaagaaggttgatatgtcactttaaaatcagcaaattGGTACGCGGCGGAGGAAAGTTATGGCGTGCATGACATCTATGGAATGATTTTTAGGTTTGAACGTGTAACTTACCTTCGTATTCTATTCGCGTCAACTGatatatttggtatatgtgcagctagcgaaacagctttgagcgtactatgagcgtagcatgtagtacagttttacatgacaggcatgtcataattatcatgtttcgacatgtcatttacatttgtCGTCAATTCAGGTCACGTattcccaaatttggtatatgggtaagtagggaaatggccgcgagcacatcatgagcgtggcctgaggtcatgttgttacatgacactcatctgaTGATTaccatgttcgcaccagtcacataccttcgtcgctcgttcacgtcccgtaataccaaacttggtataagtgaagctagcgaaacagtggcgagcccatgtagcgttgacgcgtgcgcacgctgggcacagcgacgctactctattaaaacgcgagcactctctaGTGTGACGCAAGGCACGACCACCGTCTGTTGgcgaggcccggcggcaaccggcgcgaaatgtgacatacTGCATTTCGCACCGGCGACGTTACCCAGatagcaccgcgtctgcctagcttcgtgacggagggacgccgggcgcgctcaaacgtgtgtgcgtcaaagcaacgcagcgcggcacgtgcATATGCCAGGTAGATCGGCGCCTAGCGTAGCATTTCGGGCATGAATCGATGAAACGAACACCGCTGCGCACGtgtgccgggtcacgtcgaagagtgttggcgccttgagtgtggcatgtagtcatgttgttacatgacacgtatctcatgattattgtctttgcaccagccacataccttcgtcatctattcacgtcccgttttaccaaatttggtacatgtgaagctagcgaaacagccgcgagtgcatcatggatatggcatgtagtcatgttacatgaacgcatctcatgattatcatgtttgcaccagccacataccttcctcatatattcacgtcccgtaatacaaaatttggtacatgtgaagctagcgaaacagacacgagtgcatcatgaacgtggcatttagtcatgttactTGACACTcaggtcatgattatcatgtttgcatcagtcacataccttcgtcatgcattcacgtcccttaacaccgaatttggtataggtgaagctagtgaaacgactgcAAGAGTAACATCAGCATGGCGTgcagtcatgactcatgacttacatgacatgcatgtcatgatttcatcgTTAGAGTTTGTCACtggtgtttgccatgcagtcatgtcataccatgccataTTTGCAACAGGttacaagagcagcaagaccatgaaatataaatcatgacattcacgacatacatgtcatgataatcatgttatgactagtataatacgctcatcatacagtcatgttaagccatacccaatttggtattgataccaataacaaagcggccaggagagctaaaagtcataggcggctagatagagagatagatagatggataaatagatagatttATTGATAAATAGAAAGATAAATATATATGTAGCacatagataaacagatagataaatatatagagaaatagataaatagatagaaatatagatatatagataaattgacagacagatagatatatgaataggtagatagaaagatagatagatagatagatagatagatagataggtagataaatagatagatagatagatagatagatagatagatagatagatagataggtagatagatagatagatagatagatagatagatagatagatagatagatagatagatagatagatagatagataacgtgaaagttgccgaagtttgctaaaaatgATTTGCATTTAAAATTGTAGCTTGCTGCTCACTTTCGCTATCTAGGCAAatcgcttgcgcagcaacactgacgtttTAGACTAGAACCGGGAACGGCAGCTGTTTTTACGTCACAACAGATTTTTAGTGACGCGAATGACCTCCGCCATTTCCGAAACGCATTTTGTGAACAAGCAGAGAACTAGCATGCCTGCTGTTACGAGTGTGCTGATGACCTTTGCAGAGACACTGTGTGCGTCCGTCAAGGACTCGGAGTGCTTTCGAAAAGACACTTGAGGCGTCGTTCAGAGATGATGCGCGCGTCCAACAGTGGGGTTGTCTCATCCTCCATCAGCATCTCGGTGTCTATGAAAGGTCGGTTCATCGAGCGTCATGCGGCTTCCTTGTCCACGCCCAGCACGTACGTTGCAATAATAAAAGCTTTGTTCCCTTCTTGCTGCCTTTTGCCTTGGCACTGCCTCgatgctactgcagctggccatggcgactgtcagcgcatttgttttgctggcgcttggTGCGGCTTATATGCGTGAGAGCAGACGGAACTCAACACGATGTTCATCACAGCCTTCTGTGctcacgtgaccaagccacctacGCACCGACTTCACTGCCCAATTCGGAAccacgaaaccgaaactgaaaatggCCCACATAGGTAGAACAATATTAAATTATTTAGCGAAAATGCACGaatttggtgtgtgtatcatgcttcctggagctgaaggaaacgcttacagcaaagaacacaCATGCcgcaaatttggtggcaccatcCCTTTAAAGCAAGAATGATAGAATGTACGCTTCAAAACGCCTGACTGTAACTATTCAACTAGAAGACTAGTCGCTGCTATTCCCAATCGACATGGTATTAGCCACACTGGTGGTAATGTCATGGTGAGATTGTATTGCCACCAGTGTGGTCGACATCTGTTTCGCCAGGCTTAACTTTGCCTTCATGGACATTCTCTATCCTGAACAACTAACTTGACTCGTTGCACAAATCTTGTGTATATCTTCACCAAAAGCACTGTTCAACTATCCCGCTGCTGCTGACATTTCATCAGCTATCGTTGTATGTAAAGTTTCAAGAATATGTGGGCACTCGTTCAAAAGCCATGTAGGTGACAGTAAAGACAAATACTTTTTTATTCCATCAAATTGCTCTTCCACATTTCTGAAACAGTCGCACTCCCCACGTGATCACGCttggtacgcaaaaaaagcacaaaaagaaaTTTGGTTACCGACACCACCCTTAGATTCCCAAACCAAACGTCACATTTTGCTGCATCCATTGCTTCTTAAGTAGTTTCTAATCAGTAAAGTGATCAAAAACATTCAGCGTTTCGAAAGCCAATAACCAAATGATGATAAGGACGATAGTAATACGTCAATTCTTTATAAAAATGAAAATACACAATTGGGACGTGCATAGGTCAAGGATGATTTACCTTTCTCAGGACACCAGTGACCACCACCACTCCACCGGCTTGATTGTGGATACCACTTAGGGTCTTCAGCTCAATTCGCGTGAGGACAGCTGCCTAAGGCTACCCCTGCATTATTAGTATCATAGGTGACTATGGCTGCATAAGTCTGCTGGTACATTTCCTTTGACACGTTTCAACGTCGGTTTCAAGTAGTAGTGGggacatgtatatatatatatatatatacacgttctGTTTGAGAAATTTGCTTAGCCAATGTTTTGAAACTACATAATATAGACATCGAAATGTTGCCAATGGGCATGATTATTTCAGAGCGAAATTGAAGAAAGGAACTCGGCAGCTTTTTTTCTCTAATCAAAAAAGAATAGTAACGATGAAAATTTATCAAAGTACATTCATAGAGCAATTCATTGTTTCACCTTAGTCTCCAATAAAACATAAAACTCTAATACGATATCAAAGCTCGAAGTATAGAAACGTTATATATTCACAATTGATAAGCATATCGCACAATATATATCTAATAGCACAAATGTAGAAGTGCTTGCACTACCAGAAAGTGCACTTGTCGCGAGGGTTCATGGGCGTCCCCAACGGGCAGGAGAACGCAGCCGAAAATTGTGGCATGTTCATGAGTGGCACCAAACAGCGAGGTCGGCTTGGTGCATACCGATCTCCAATCAAAGGTTCCTGTTCGCACCACTTAACACAGCTGCTGATAAAGAAGATGCGCTCGGCTGACATGTTGAGGCCCGACAGCTCGATGTCCCGTTCGTACGAGGGTAACGACGAAAAGGCCGCGTACGCGGTCAGGGTGCCCACGAAGTCGGCCAAGTTCTCCGAGTCGAGGGTGTCGTTTACCATTTCCTGTTGGGATCTCATTATTAGCTGCAAGCAAAGTTAAAGGGCAACGTCAATAGGTGAGTTCACAGCTCCTGCttaatcaaaaaaaaaataaaattcaggACCGACAGTGTTTTCGAAGTATGCCACACAATACACTCCATTTGTCTGCACTGTGCCACTGCTGCACCCACAAATCTAACTGTTTTGCGAAACATATCAAGTGCTAAACGGATACAGGTAGTATTCATATTCTAGTGGAAGCCGCCTATAATACAAATAACATAATACATTGAACTTTAAGCATTGAACTTTAAGCTCAACAGATACAGTATCCGAATAATACACCGGAAAATACAACTAAAACAAGGCTTAGGTGACAGAGGAATGCCAGGGGTTATATAAAGACGATGGTGTGAACAGAGATATTTAGAGTCTCACTTTCCTCGGGAGGTAAAGCAATCTGGGGAATAGACAAGCTACTGGCTTCACATCAATAATTCTCAAAATACCCCTCCTTTTTACAAACAGTGCAAAGTAAAGTTGATTTTTCTTGAGCAAGCTTTGACTGCTAACTGAGCGCAGCTTACCCACCTACCCCGGTACGTTACTCCGCCATATTACTTTCGACTGCCATACACAATATGGTAAATGTAGGGCCTGAACCACCTCGCACAAGTCTAATGGCTGCCGCAACTTTTTTTTAACAACTAGCACTGGTGTACTTACGTCTCGCGCGTGGTGATGAGCCTCCTGCTCATACCGAGTAATACACGTTGGCACTCATGAAAGCAATAGCGAGCTGGTTTTGCGGAAATTGCGGAGTTGGTGGTGGCATCCTTAGTTGTGAGCAGAAAATTATAATCTTGTTCACGAGCAAAAAAAAGTGAGCAAGTTAGAAATAGAATAAATAGGACAAAAGTCTGGGTGTCAGTAAGAATAAACCTGGGTGTCTTgggtggcaagcgggtgttctactgCAGACCCATGCGTCTTCTTGAAGTATCGTGAAAGTAACTTtatctgcttgg
The sequence above is drawn from the Rhipicephalus microplus isolate Deutch F79 chromosome 3, USDA_Rmic, whole genome shotgun sequence genome and encodes:
- the LOC142802929 gene encoding neprilysin-21-like; the encoded protein is MVNDTLDSENLADFVGTLTAYAAFSSLPSYERDIELSGLNMSAERIFFISSCVKWCEQEPLIGDRYAPSRPRCLVPLMNMPQFSAAFSCPLGTPMNPRDKCTFW